The Armatimonadota bacterium genome contains a region encoding:
- a CDS encoding acyl-CoA dehydrogenase family protein, protein MSSTVPTSGTKGCSFVSVTPTNAFVPEDFKGDDALMIQTAEDFSRKEILPIQERIDTQEEGLMPELVRKAGELGFCGTDTAEAYGGLGLRKNLSARMLEFLSLNASFSVTIGITSGISQVGLNLFGTEEQRQKYLPKLTSGEQIGAYALSEPNSGSDALSMTTRADLQGDHYVLNGTKMWISNAKWADQFVVMAKIGGEKVSAFIVERDFPGVSIAREEHKMGLKGSSTARLVLENARVPAENLLHEEGKGHQVAFNALNIGRFKLASMSMGPAREALFNAAQYAQDRKQFGKSLSQFGLIQKKLIDMATLFYGAESMIYRCGADIDRAFETLGGNNEGNRKAAEEFAVECSACKVFSTEVEAFIADEAVQIYGGYGFTEEFPVARIYRDCRISRIYEGTNEINRIFLADRLVRKVNSGEATIAQESGSFVAELVNKAYSAFIETYGTENFGKQVHQVQLGALSDLTMLLYAEQSARLRAAKTGGLNHALYANFVNLVNLKAANAYQLAMDETVTLPRPAKVDSDAILAAVLEGKAPLRH, encoded by the coding sequence ATGAGTTCAACGGTTCCGACATCTGGCACAAAGGGGTGCAGTTTTGTTAGCGTGACCCCAACGAATGCGTTTGTACCTGAAGATTTCAAGGGCGATGACGCCTTGATGATCCAAACGGCCGAGGATTTTTCGCGAAAAGAAATCCTGCCAATTCAAGAACGGATCGACACTCAAGAAGAAGGCCTGATGCCCGAACTCGTTCGCAAAGCCGGTGAACTCGGATTTTGCGGTACCGATACTGCCGAAGCCTACGGCGGACTCGGACTTAGAAAGAACCTGTCTGCAAGGATGCTCGAATTCCTCAGTCTGAACGCGTCCTTTAGCGTCACGATCGGCATCACAAGCGGAATCAGCCAAGTCGGCCTCAACCTCTTTGGCACCGAAGAACAACGTCAGAAATACCTTCCGAAACTCACCAGTGGCGAGCAGATTGGAGCGTACGCGCTTAGCGAACCAAATAGCGGTAGCGATGCTCTTAGCATGACTACCCGAGCCGATTTACAAGGCGATCACTACGTGCTAAACGGCACCAAAATGTGGATCAGCAATGCGAAATGGGCTGATCAATTTGTTGTCATGGCCAAGATCGGCGGCGAGAAAGTGTCCGCCTTCATCGTCGAGCGCGATTTCCCAGGAGTCTCGATCGCTCGCGAAGAGCACAAAATGGGGCTCAAGGGCAGCAGCACTGCTCGACTAGTATTGGAGAATGCCAGAGTGCCTGCGGAAAACCTTCTTCACGAAGAAGGCAAGGGCCACCAAGTTGCGTTCAATGCACTGAACATCGGACGATTTAAGCTTGCTTCCATGAGTATGGGCCCAGCCCGAGAAGCGCTCTTCAATGCCGCTCAATACGCACAGGATCGAAAGCAATTTGGCAAGAGCCTTTCGCAGTTCGGACTGATCCAAAAGAAGCTCATCGATATGGCGACCCTGTTCTACGGCGCGGAGTCGATGATCTACCGCTGTGGCGCCGATATTGATCGAGCCTTCGAAACTCTTGGCGGCAATAATGAGGGCAACCGCAAGGCTGCCGAGGAATTTGCAGTGGAGTGCTCTGCCTGCAAGGTCTTCTCAACCGAGGTGGAGGCATTCATCGCCGATGAAGCGGTGCAGATTTATGGCGGCTATGGATTCACGGAAGAGTTCCCTGTCGCCAGGATTTATCGCGATTGCCGAATCAGCCGAATCTATGAAGGCACCAACGAGATCAATCGAATTTTCTTGGCGGATCGCTTGGTTCGAAAGGTCAATTCTGGCGAGGCCACCATCGCTCAAGAATCCGGTTCGTTTGTCGCTGAACTTGTGAACAAAGCGTACTCTGCCTTCATCGAAACCTACGGCACCGAGAACTTCGGAAAGCAGGTTCACCAGGTTCAACTGGGAGCCTTGAGCGACCTCACAATGCTGCTTTACGCCGAGCAAAGCGCACGACTTCGTGCCGCCAAGACAGGTGGTCTGAACCATGCACTCTATGCCAACTTTGTGAATCTGGTCAACTTGAAGGCCGCCAATGCCTATCAGTTGGCGATGGACGAAACGGTGACCCTTCCGAGACCGGCGAAAGTCGATTCCGATGCGATTTTGGCCGCGGTACTAGAAGGCAAAGCCCCGCTACGGCACTAA
- a CDS encoding YdcF family protein produces MAKQLVSRGVDRDRLSLQPHATNTLEDVSLSLDLLGTPNSILFAAKSHHSGRCGRTLRKFFPAIPLTAVTHNAWYGEVVVRAEDWYESEVGKGRVLGELTRIQTYGARGDIAQNP; encoded by the coding sequence ATGGCTAAGCAACTGGTCTCCCGTGGGGTGGATCGTGACCGACTTTCGCTGCAGCCGCATGCTACCAACACGCTCGAAGACGTGAGCCTGAGTCTTGATTTGCTTGGAACTCCAAACAGCATTCTCTTTGCCGCAAAATCCCACCACAGCGGGCGATGCGGCCGGACACTGCGGAAGTTCTTTCCCGCAATACCGCTGACGGCGGTTACCCACAATGCCTGGTACGGAGAGGTGGTCGTGAGAGCCGAAGATTGGTACGAATCCGAAGTAGGAAAGGGTAGGGTGCTCGGAGAATTAACCCGGATTCAAACCTACGGCGCCCGCGGCGATATCGCCCAGAATCCATAG
- the thrB gene encoding homoserine kinase yields the protein MLTVRIPATTANLGPGFDCIGLALGLWNEFTLELAGQPGEIIVETSGEGASKLSSDSQNLVAKTMMDETWPGMLPTDSGIKIKCVNGIPVGSGLGSSSTATLAGLIFASALSAHAVHRSNAEETLTVVRSQQNLDRVLRRAIQIEGHGDNVAPALLGGLVLVVKDEDVIVQQVEFAAQKVVVCVPDFHFLTSAARSAIPAEYSRSQTVFNIGHAMLALVALRRGDLSTLRRALSDRIHEPYRMPLIPGAEQVRTASLAAGAEAACLSGAGPGIIAFATQNHDQIGNAMVDAFKAAGLQSRYWVLSTITSGTEIIAQS from the coding sequence ATGTTGACGGTACGAATCCCCGCGACGACCGCCAATCTTGGCCCGGGGTTTGACTGCATCGGCCTTGCGCTTGGACTCTGGAACGAATTCACGCTTGAACTTGCGGGCCAGCCAGGCGAGATTATCGTCGAGACGTCCGGCGAAGGAGCGAGCAAACTCAGTTCTGACTCCCAAAATCTTGTGGCGAAGACGATGATGGACGAGACCTGGCCGGGAATGCTCCCCACCGATTCTGGGATCAAAATCAAATGCGTGAACGGTATCCCGGTCGGAAGCGGATTAGGTTCAAGTTCTACCGCCACGCTCGCAGGATTGATCTTTGCCAGCGCACTCTCAGCGCATGCGGTGCATCGTTCCAATGCTGAAGAAACACTGACTGTCGTTCGGTCGCAACAGAACCTGGACCGTGTCTTGCGGCGGGCGATCCAGATCGAAGGGCATGGCGACAACGTTGCGCCTGCATTGCTGGGCGGCTTAGTGCTCGTGGTCAAGGACGAGGACGTCATTGTTCAGCAAGTAGAGTTCGCTGCTCAAAAAGTCGTCGTTTGCGTTCCTGATTTTCACTTTTTGACGAGTGCCGCCCGGTCAGCGATTCCAGCTGAATATTCCAGATCTCAGACGGTTTTCAATATTGGGCACGCTATGCTCGCTCTGGTCGCACTGCGAAGGGGGGATTTGTCAACTTTGAGGCGCGCGCTTAGCGACCGCATCCATGAACCCTATCGCATGCCGTTGATCCCCGGAGCGGAGCAAGTCCGTACTGCATCGCTGGCAGCCGGGGCAGAAGCAGCTTGCCTCAGCGGTGCCGGGCCAGGAATCATCGCGTTTGCAACCCAGAATCACGACCAAATTGGCAACGCCATGGTCGATGCGTTCAAAGCCGCAGGTCTCCAATCCCGATATTGGGTGCTTTCCACCATCACATCGGGCACCGAAATCATTGCGCAGTCTTAG